Genomic segment of Harmonia axyridis chromosome 6, icHarAxyr1.1, whole genome shotgun sequence:
GTTTGACTAGAGAGATGACTCcctgtgaatttttttcagattcgtGGACTGGTTTCACCGGAAGTGACACCAACTTTTGTATTTTAAATTAGCCCCATATACatgtgggatccaaattcttaacacccgactgaatgatacgctactgactttacgaaacgagaactacacgatcgaccctaaaaggttgccctatgcagatttatcgatataggaagacgtaaggggaagaggtacttgagacttcGACGTAAGATagtagacggacatagttaggattcgacgttagagacgagacgggaAAGGTTAAataattcgacgtgatagacgcatagaATTCGACGTAAAATAGTACGCAGGGAGTaagataattcgacgttagatatagacggatcaacgcgaataatcagacaattagacgatagacgaaagttcagtggctgtacattcaattgacgtgaattgtacattgtgtaaataaacatagttaagttccggcggccttttttatataaacccctagacaaccatataaaaaccctacatttTGGGGGCTCGTCCGGGATAAAAGAAGAAAACCCCAACATCGTCCGGGATAGAAGTGAAAAACCCCTACATCGTCCGGGATAGAAGTGAAAAACCCCTACATTGTCCGGGATAGAAGTGAAAAACCCCAACATCGACCGGGATAGAAGAAGAGAaccaaatattttgaagaatcatTTGGAGAAGACATCGAAATCGACGTAGAAGTGTCCAGAATTTGCGACGAGGAAGAATTGCCAGTGAGTCAATCAACAATTGGGAATACGGAAGAAGCCAGTACCGAAGGTGTAGACGAGTGAGTTTTGATCCAGTAGACGAAAGGACCGAAACGAGATCAATTTTCCGCAGTAATCAGAGGATGAATGGTAAAATTGTATGCAGACTTTCAAGGTAGGACGTTTATCTTTCCAATTTCCATTTTGTGAGGCTTGTTGAAGAAGACGACCAAAGAGGAgactttatatttgttttttttcatatttttgaatttttaaattacttTTGAACATTGTCCATATTTGTGattattgatttgatttattttgtgaGAATATACAGCCATTTAACGTTCGCTATTAGTACGAATTTATGATAATTTTGAGTTGAGATAGCATAATCGAATAAGTATTGATTTTAaagttttctgttttaattTGGCGGTTttcgttcatttgaattttcagtttttcattgaatattgattGAGTATTGTTTATTAAAAATGTCAACTTTGGGCGAtattacaattattgaaaatcaaatatcCAATGCAACATTATCTGCTGTCAAAGCATTACATTTTATTTGTTTCGGTGATGAAGGCGAATCGCGAAAGGTCCGTAGAGCGCTACGTAAATTTTCGGGTTTTGGATGGGACAAAAACTCAGACGATCACTTGACTAAAGTACAAGACGTTTATAAACAACTCAAACTCCCAGACCTGATAACCGTTTCCAATATGCTTGGCTTGGATTATAGTGGAACCGATGACGTAATTATCGATCGTATATGctcatttttaataaaattcgaATATGGCTTTGAACAAAATGATGAATCGGAGAGAGATGACGAAAATGACGACGAGACGGAAAACACTGACGACGAGACGGAAAACACTGACGACGAGAATGAAAACAGTGACGTAGAAAAATATTCCTCAagacatgacaaattcaatagacgacaaattatgaaaaaacagAGTTTTTCATTGACTTTTCGAGACGTGGAAGATAGTATCAAGTCGTTTGACGGAAAAGACGATTATCCAATAGAAAGATGGATCGAGGATTTCGAAGAAATTGCAGAAGTGACGGGATGGAATGACTTGCAAAAGTTAATATTTGCAAAGAAATCTTTGAAAGGTCTCGCGAAACTATTTATACAATCTCAAAAAGGTATTAGAACCTGGAGTATTTTGAAGAGAAGATTGATTCAAGAGTTTGAAGTCAATGTAAATAGTGCACaaatacataaaattttgatgtttAGAAGGAAAAGACATGACGAAAATGTTCAAGAATACGTATTGATCATGAGGGAAATAGCTAGTCGAGCTAATATAGAAGATGAAGTTATCATTCAATACATCATAGACGGGATACAAGACGAATCACCAAATAAAGTCATATTGTATGGTGCCAGAAACTTTCCAGAATTCAAGGAAAAAGTGAAACTGTATGAAACTATTtccaagaaacaacctgtaAGAGATATTAAACCTTTCAAGATCAAAAGAGACGGTATGAGACATgaggaaaaaaatgaatttaagaAGGTATATAGAGAAAAAATCAGTTATCAGAATAGGAATGATAAGCAAGAACTTTGTTATAATTGCGGAACCCACGGTCATAAATCCAAAGAGTGTCCAGACAGAAGTAAAGGCGTGAAATGTTTTAGTTGTAAGAAATTTGGTCATTTATCATCGAACTGTcctgaaaaaatttcacaacagACTTATACCTCTAAAAATGTGAATACTATGAATATTGTACCGCGAAATGCAATTAAATTGACTTTTGACGAAATTAAATTATCAGCATTATTTGATACCGGCAGTGATATAAGCGCGATTAGACAAGACGTGTACGAATTATATTTCAGAGACGATTTGCTTTCGAAGGATAATATCTTAGTTAAAGGGATAGGATCAAATCGGGTTAAAACATTAGGTTCAATCAGGAAAAAGGTTGAAATAGACGGCGAAGAATTTGATTTATTGTTTTACATTTTACCTAAACCGGCTATGGATTTCCAAGTTATAGttggaaatgatttattgaagCAAGCAGAAGTACTCATAAGAGAAGAAGGAATAGTTGTAcacaaaatagaagaaaaattctTGATGAGTATCAGAGTTGATGAGAGCATAGTAGACGATGAGATTAATTTGACGCACATAGACGATAAAAAACTCAGAAAGTTAGAAAAACGAATTATTGGAGATGTTAAGTCAAAAAATACGATGTCTACTAATTTTGAAGTACACAGAGATGAAGAACCGATATGCATAAAACCGGAAAAGGAACATGAAGAAAAACCGTTTGAAGAAAATGGATTATTAGAGAGAGTGAGAATAGCTCGAAGAATTAAGATGAGAGAAAAGGAAGATATTGTGTTAGCAGAACTTATAGAAAAAGAAGTGGAGAAACAGTTTGACGAAGCCAGAGAAAATTTGAGAGGAGAATTTCAAAAGCAAGGTAAAGATCGGAAAAATTATAACGCAAAAAGGAGTAAAGCCGTATTTTACAAAGAAGGTGACATAGTTGCGATTGGAAGAACTCAATTCGGTACAGGATTGAAAGTGCGTAAGAAATTTTTAGGACAATATGAAGTGGTCAAAGTGAAGAGAAATGACAGATATGACGTAGTTAAGATAGGAAACCACGAAGGACCCATTCGGACATCGACTTGTTCGGAGTATATGAAGCCTTGGATACAGTATGAATCCGAGTCGGATTCTCAGTAGGATGGCCGAGtgtgggatccaaattcttaacacccgactgaatgatacgctactgactttacgaaacgagaactacacgatcgaccctaaaaggttgccctatgcagatttatcgatataggaagacgtaaggggaagaggtacttgagacttcGACGTAAGATagtagacggacatagttaggattcgacgttagagacgagacgggaAAGGTTAAataattcgacgtgatagacgcatagaATTCGACGTAAAATAGTACGCAGGGAGTaagataattcgacgttagatatagacggatcaacgcgaataatcagacaattagacgatagacgaaagttcagtggctgtacattcaattgacgtgaattgtacattgtgtaaataaacatagttaagttccggcggccttttttatataaacccctagacaaccatataaaaaccctacatacatattaaaataaaatgatttcCCTATAAAATTCTTAGTTGTCTCAATTTCAAGTTTTCGAATTTCTGTCAGAAAATTCTATTGTGAAATTGCgaaaataaattcgaaaataacacctacattatttttcaatgtagatTCCATTATgactataaaaaaaatgaggttctACCTTGTTAAAATTGAGTTTTCGCGTTTTCAAAATTGCCAACTTTGACAATGCTTTGTTGACCTTCTGtatcatgatttttcattttgactaTTTTGACAGAAGCAATATTCTTACTTCTTGTGAAAGCCTAAAAATGATATTCTTTCGAATGAAAAACCATGAAGATATTCATGTTTCTACAGAgcgcaattttcaattttattttcgtgATTTCAAGTTACAAAAGAAATTCGACAATTCGACAAGCCAAACAATTTTAAGGAatctattttcattataaaatatGGGGCTGTCCATTTCAAAAACGAAAAAGTTGGTGTCACTCACGGTGAAACCGAAAGTTCCACGAATCTCAAAAAATTTACAGGGAGTCATCTCTCTAGTCAAAGCATAACTCCAAAATTGAAAACGTGAATTTCGCATCCTCCCCAAAAATATTCTCACGTATGATATTCATGAGACACCCGGTATTaggtgtcccatcaaaaaaaatatatcgaaacaCTCGAGATGCTCGAAATTCTTTCAGTGAGTATCGAATTTGAGTCACCCTGTACCTATACGGCCAGTCGGATGAACgaacaaaatcaaatttgagaacgGATTCATCATCAATGTGTTAAACCttatcatttgaatatattattgaCTAAAAATTCGAATCTCACagatattgtgacgaaatgtTTCGCAGAACGAAGGCTCAAAAACGATCTCAAACGGCTGCTGATTTTATTCTTCTAAACTTATTTATTCTAGATTCGATGTCATCAAAGTCGACAATGCAAAGATTGCATGGAACTTCCATATACCGAATATAACTCTGAAGGCTAATTATGAAATGACTGGCCAGATTCTAGTACTTCCGGTCAAAGGCAAAGGAGTTATGAACATACTTTTAGGTAATTcgacatatttatttatatttctaaGTATTTCAATGCTGAAATCGGCTAAATaagataatttcaataaaacatcaATGCACATATCTGCCGAAAGATAAAATGCACTATTTTTGAGTTTGGCACTATGTTAAGTCCCCACTCCTAAAAAGCAGCTCAACCCAGTAAGTTGATTTCGATCTTTTGCCATTTTAAAGCTTTGAAATGTGGATATTTCATCGTATGTTCAGAGGGATTACTATCATCCACGTATTTGTCAAACATTCTTTTCCACTCTGGCAAACTTTATACGGTGtatgaagttgtacattcaagttatcttctttctttttaggAAGCATATAAGTAAAGGGCAGCACTGTAGCAAAgtcgattattttttcgaaatattataGTTTtatctcttttgtaatgatttttgtaggattttttcaCGAATAATTATCGGTGCTTTGTACAGGTTGGCCcaaatcgaacaattttgaatGGGAACTCctatttctatattagatagacgaaaaaaaaccttttagctgttgacaatttttcatttctgtaaaaACATTCTTGTGGCAACTTTTTACCAAGATATCGATGACGTTAATTGAGTTTTGagcaaactgatatttcataagattaactatgaaattttttttcaaatgagacacCCCTTATTTTTCTACCTATTTCGATAGAAATGAAAACAACTTTTCCAAAACTATAGCatattatttttctgaattgatgTTCGAACTCCCAACAGGTGGCCGGATAGGTCGCCTGACCTTACGTCTATAGGGAAGATTATTTCTTTTAATCTTCCCcaaagataaaaattcatagacTTTAGTCAGGCGacctacaacttccggttataccgaaaataGACTACTACTTACTCTATGGCTCACCCAGTATGTTatttcatcattagatagcttttttgatgacaatttcagcaatatgccataacttgggtaaACACTCAACGGTTCGTGAGTTAATGTTATTCTTGAGAAAAATGGGGGCGACAAGGacccacattttttttaaatatttctgcagaaaagttttttcgaaaaaaccgtTTTACTTTTCGATCCTTCAAATACGTAGTATAATAAGATTATTCGCGGTTTAGATCGAAaacgtacagggtgttcatgagAGATCAAGAAGTTAGACAACTCTAATTcaacaaaactcaagattttcaaatttatcatcaaatgatgcaataatatactgggtgtgccatttgaaattagAAGCAGTCTGTTTtctatataaccggaagttgcaaaaatctaaaaatattttatagagAAAGCTCGttttctcaaaccccaacatgcaaaattttcaacacaaacTCATGATGAGTTCTCTATAAACTTCCCTATAAACGTCTGATagaccatcgcggtgaatcaccatgTATGTATATGTAAGACTTTACTACAGTACAACTTTTATTTTCAGAGAATGTGAAAGGAGATGAAAAAATCAAGGTAGTAACATACACGAAAAACAACCTACAGTACATTAAAGTAAATGACACAGTTCTCAAAATGGATGCTGGACACGTCACTTTCAATCTGGATAATGTATTCGATGGTAATAAACAACTCAGCGATCAAATCAACCAAGTGATGAATGACAACTGGAGTGCGGTATTCGATGAAATAAAGGATGGTTACAACGATGCCATAAGAACATTTATGGACCATATTGTAAATAgctttttcgctaaatttgccGTGTCTGAAATTTTTCTGGATTAGAGGTGTTATAAAAacaattttgttgttttatgAGATTAAATAGCTTTCAAATTACTTAAGATGTTTTATCTTTCAGAGGTGAGTTATCTGTTTGAAGATTTCGATaactttcattatttcaattttgtacaattgttctataaataaataaaatattatgaatTCCTTCTTTTAATAAATATGTGAAGTAACCAAACCAACAGATATTCTATACTTTCTGATCGATCTCAAACTGTCTGAACGAACAATAGAATTTTGGCCCAACCAACCTAAGGAGACTGGGTACGAATGAAACAGGTGGCGgttgaaacaaaatgaatatCTCAAGAACTGTATGTCGTCcaagaaaagtttcaaaagatgaagattgaatatcaaatgacttgtgtgatacctctttgaaatcactataaaatagacaatttattggtgtaatgtgcagcagtagctcggtacatttttttttcactacgataggctaaacttcatgaacaaaataatccactaccaaaatttccaataaaaatatttctcatagcccccctttgaaattttcggaggatgtttttgatgtaaacgttaaattcattcttcagcaatattttactgaaaaaattaaccagaaagatgtaaaattgtaccaaccgtaaggaaaAAACAATTGAAAGGGGAAAAAactcattattttccaaaaaaaaaaaatatctcgaaaacggtaagacttttataatgggaattttgtcatagcaggtgggttatactttgatctacattctccctcggtttgacatggtctttacgggacactcTGTATAACGAATagtttcaataactataaccaaagcactgcatttaaataattcaatgaaatttcactgagcttgatttttattttaggacgaacgtccaagaatgttactatggaaatgatcacaatatggcaggaggcgacacaacaaaacgattataccacgtcgtcaattagtatattcacttatcaatactcCGTAACTACgagaaattcacaaattttattggttcatcagaacatgagttgtaaAGGATgtattttttagagctatagaactttaaattgcaataaaacaacgatggattattcgattgacatgaattttatttatccgcaagataatcttgtggcattacgttttaaatatgatttctggcatatgaccgccacggctggctccgatgtagtccaatctggacgtccaattttcgatgactttatccaacatttgtggccgtatatcggcaataggcgaatgttgtcttccaaatggtcaagggtttgtggcctatccgcatagatcaatgactttacatagcctcacagaaagtagtttagcggtgttaaatcacaagatcttggagaccaattcacaggtccaaaacgtgaaattaggcggtcaccaaacgtgtctttcaataaatcgattg
This window contains:
- the LOC123683232 gene encoding circadian clock-controlled protein daywake-like, with translation MIVVKVLFFTVLVSSVICAEFPSTFKRCNRADQVCLKQAIQEAIPKFAKGFKSLGVPGIDPLTIPLMEIPGGNGAVKISQKVTDGKLYGLSTAVIDDFIFDVIKVDNAKIAWNFHIPNITLKANYEMTGQILVLPVKGKGVMNILLENVKGDEKIKVVTYTKNNLQYIKVNDTVLKMDAGHVTFNLDNVFDGNKQLSDQINQVMNDNWSAVFDEIKDGYNDAIRTFMDHIVNSFFAKFAVSEIFLD